From a single Phalacrocorax aristotelis chromosome 1, bGulAri2.1, whole genome shotgun sequence genomic region:
- the KLHL34 gene encoding kelch-like protein 34, with amino-acid sequence MSYFLSYCKAHCTTMLAQYQTLRSEGFLCDILLKVKENEFPAHKSLLACSSDYFRAMFKSYTQESKASVIHLQVVSPTGLQHVLDFIYTSLLPLSFESLEDTLEAASYLQVTDAIGLCNQYLVNNLALENCCFSANVARKFYLPDALAATEKYIANNLWKLLDLDLTGLLELNFRSLLAVVESPDLPMVKETCLLNLVLLWLKQDKPRLAHASSLLEHIRYGLIPVEELRKTYTQSEVPLSAAIKCLIIKAINYHTSVSKQPVLQDKSTTLRNQKTQIILLGGRTATEGLVTKVVAFDVYNHKWRDLTQVQDKVQNHSVCVMGNFLYVLGGEIESGASGDAKTEKILSVTNKVHRYDPRFNTWTQITGMLEKRCQFSCCVLGKDIFAVGGRGEDGSLHSSVEVYNISRDRWTKARELPCKIHGHASAICKNTIYISGGKYSDTANTSKDLYSLSSLEGQWMKQAPMSIARFGHQMATIREAIFTFLGLYEPFSEIERYDPDQNQWTRLRPLIYDRFCYGLAVVEETALLIGGKKWQNSQEVPTQDVVGYDIDNDGWEEICKAPLPWCGLQCAVLQLSEMADEQDSDSRQKRPPN; translated from the coding sequence ATGAGCTACTTCCTCTCCTACTGCAAGGCACACTGCACCACCATGCTCGCCCAGTACCAGACCCTGAGATCAGAGGGCTTTCTGTGCGATATTTTGCTGAAAGTGAAGGAAAACGAGTTTCCTGCACACAAGTCCTTGCTGGCGTGCTCCAGCGACTATTTCCGAGCCATGTTCAAAAGTTACACGCAAGAGTCTAAAGCCAGTGTAATCCACCTGCAAGTTGTCTCACCCACCGGTCTCCAGCATGTCCTGGATTTCATTTACACTTCCTTGTTGCCCCTTTCTTTTGAAAGCCTGGAGGATACCTTGGAAGCTGCAAGCTACTTGCAAGTGACTGATGCTATTGGCTTGTGCAATCAATACTTAGTTAACAATCTTGCCTTGGaaaactgctgcttctctgccaaTGTGGccaggaagttctacctgccGGATGCCttagcagcaacagaaaaatatattgccAATAATCTCTGGAAGCTGCTGGACTTGGATTTGACAGGACTGCTGGAGCTGAACTTCAGGTCTTTGCTAGCAGTGGTTGAATCACCAGATCTCCCCATGGTGAAAGAAACCTGCCTGCTGAAtcttgtgctgctgtggctgaaGCAGGATAAACCCAGGCTGGCTCACGCAAGCAGCCTTTTAGAGCACATAAGGTACGGCCTCATCCCGGTGGAAGAGCTGAGAAAAACCTACACACAGTCAGAAGTGCCCCTCTCCGCTGCTATTAAGTGCTTGATCATTAAAGCAATAAACTACCATACATCTGTTTCCAAACAGCCTGTCCTGCAGGATAAGTCCACCACGTTGAGGAACCAGAAAACTCAGATCATTCTGCTGGGGGGAAGGACAGCAACCGAGGGGCTCGTCACCAAAGTGGTGGCCTTTGACGTTTACAATCACAAATGGCGAGATCTCACGCAGGTGCAGGATAAGGTGCAGAACCACAGCGTCTGTGTAATGGGGAACTTCCTTTATGTCTTGGGTGGGGAAATAGAAAGTGGTGCCTCAGGTGACGCTAAAACCGAAAAGATCTTATCGGTTACGAACAAGGTCCATCGTTACGATCCAAGATTTAACACATGGACCCAAATCACGGGCATGCTGGAAAAGAGATGCCAGTTCTCTTGTTGTGTCCTAGGCAAGGATATCTTCGCCGTTGGTGGAAGGGGTGAGGATGGGTCACTGCATTCGTCTGTGGAAGTCTACAACATCAGCAGGGACAGATGGACAAAGGCCAGGGAATTGCCATGCAAGATACATGGTCATGCCAGTGCCATTTGCAAGAATACTATATACATCTCAGGTGGCAAGTACTCGGACACAGCCAACACAAGCAAGGACTTATATTCTCTGAGCTCGCTTGAAGGGCAATGGATGAAACAAGCCCCCATGAGCATTGCTCGGTTTGGGCATCAGATGGCAACAATCAGAGAAGCCATATTTACCTTTTTAGGATTATATGAACCATTCTCTGAAATAGAAAGATACGACCCTGATCAAAATCAATGGACTCGGTTAAGACCACTGATCTATGATCGATTTTGCTATGGCCTGGCAGTGGTAGAGGAAACGGCTCTTCTTATCGGGGGAAAGAAATGGCAAAACTCACAGGAAGTCCCCACGCAAGATGTGGTTGGCTACGACATCGACAACGATGGCTGGGAAGAGATCTGCAAAGCCCCCCTGCCTTGGTGCGGGTTGCAGTGTGCGGTGCTACAGCTCTCTGAAATGGCCGACGAGCAGGACAGCGACAGCCGGCAGAAGAGGCCGCCGAACTAA